One genomic window of Entelurus aequoreus isolate RoL-2023_Sb linkage group LG07, RoL_Eaeq_v1.1, whole genome shotgun sequence includes the following:
- the LOC133653897 gene encoding YTH domain-containing family protein 1-like isoform X1 — protein MSAASIDPQRSKGQASKVQNGSLHQKETVHDNDFEPYLTSQSTQNNSYQSITDPYLSSYYAPSIGFPYPLSEAPWSTGGDPPIPYLTPYGPLSNGDHHFLPDTVFGQPGGLGSSIYPHRFNFFPENPAFSTWGTSGSQGQQTQSSAYGGSYSYPPSSLGGTLVPDGQTGFHSDTLNKAPGMNSLEQGMVGLKIGGDVTGPGSGVKAVGSVIGGPAVAATGNGATPIGMPLPKPASWAAIASKPAKPQQLKAKVKPGLINPGGAFPPPPIKHNMNIGTWEKGPVTKVPTAPVQQQPLGLPHTMQHQAPMQQGPMQPPPPQSLVHPQMQPMTLQHQPPHHQHHQSPPQPYQNHTQPPQPQTRWVAPRNRNQGYGQGILNHDGSGMMGMVGSGNCGPQACASQGPGGESHPVLEKLRASHSYNPKDFEWNPKNGRVFIIKSYSEDDIHRSIKYSIWCSTEHGNKRLDSAFRAMNGKGPVYLLFSVNGSGHFCGVAEMRSPVDYGTSAGVWAQDKWKGKFDVDWLFVKDVPNSQLRHIRLENNDNKPVTNSRDTQEVPLEKAKQVLKIIATYKHTTSIFDDFCHYEKRQEEEEEVRKTFEPTPIQSRSRLDQERQNRSKQ, from the exons ATGTCTGCCGCAAGCATTGACCCTCAG CGATCAAAGGGACAAGCATCCAAAG TGCAAAATGGTTCGCTTCATCAGAAAGAGActgtccatgacaatgactttgaGCCATACCTCACTAGTCAATCAACTCAG AACAACAGCTACCAGTCTATCACCGATCCTTACCTTTCCAGTTACTACGCTCCCTCCATCGGCTTTCCGTACCCCCTCAGTGAGGCTCCTTGGTCCACAGGTGGGGACCCTCCAATTCCATACCTCACCCCTTACGGACCCTTGAGTAATGGAGACCATCATTTCTTGCCGGACACAGTGTTTGGCCAGCCGGGTGGCCTTGGAAGCAGCATTTACCCTCACAGGTTTAATTTTTTCCCCGAAAACCCCGCCTTCTCTACTTGGGGCACAAGTGGCTCCCAGGGCCAGCAGACTCAAAGTTCAGCCTATGGTGGCAGCTATAGCTATCCCCCTAGCTCTCTCGGGGGCACCCTGGTGCCCGATGGTCAGACTGGCTTTCACAGTGACACACTCAACAAAGCCCCTGGTATGAACAGCCTGGAGCAGGGCATGGTTGGTTTGAAGATTGGAGGGGATGTCACTGGACCGGGGTCAGGAGTCAAGGCTGTAGGGTCAGTGATTGGTGGGCCAGCTGTGGCAGCCACAGGGAATGGGGCCACACCCATTGGAATGCCCCTGCCCAAACCCGCCTCTTGGGCTGCTATTGCCAGCaagcctgccaagccacagcaaCTAAAAGCTAAGGTAAAGCCAGGGTTGATCAATCCTGGGGGAGCTTTTCCTCCACCCCCAATCAAACACAACATGAACATTGGCACCTGGGAAAAGGGTCCTGTAACTAAAGTTCCCACGGCCCCAGTGCAGCAGCAGCCTCTTGGTCTGCCTCACACCATGCAACATCAAGCCCCCATGCAGCAAGGACCCATGCAGCCTCCCCCTCCTCAGTCTTTGGTACATCCTCAGATGCAACCCATGACCTTACAGCACCAGCCCCCCCATCACCAGCATCATCAGTCACCTCCTCAGCCCTACCAAAACCACACCCAGCCACCACAACCCCAGACCCGATGGGTGGCCCCACGAAACCGCAACCAAGGCTATGGGCAGGGAATCCTTAACCATGACGGTAGTGGGATGATGGGTATGGTCGGTAGCGGAAACTGTGGCCCCCAAGCCTGTGCCAGCCAGGGACCTGGTGGCGAGTCACATCCAGTGCTGGAGAAGCTTCGAGCCTCCCACAGCTATAACCCCAAGGACTTTGAATGGAACCCGAAGAATGGACGCGTTTTCATCATCAAGAGTTATTCTGAGGACGACATCCATCGCTCCATCAAGTACTCCATCTGGTGCAGCACAGAGCACGGCAACAAGCGACTGGACTCAGCCTTCCGGGCAATGAATGGCAAAGGCCCCGTGTACTTGCTGTTCAGTGTCAATGGCAGCGGTCATTTTTGTGGCGTGGCGGAAATGCGTTCACCAGTGGACTACGGCACCAGTGCTGGTGTTTGGGCACAGGACAAGTGGAAGGGCAAGTTTGACGTTGACTGGTTGTTCGTTAAGGATGTGCCTAATAGCCAGCTGCGCCATATTCGCCTGGAGAACAACGACAACAAGCCAGTGACTAACTCCCGTGACACCCAGGAAGTTCCGTTGGAGAAGGCCAAGCAGGTGCTCAAGATCATCGCCACCTACAAACACACCACATCCATCTTTGATGACTTTTGTCACTATGAGAAGAggcaggaagaagaagaggaggtgcGCAAG ACTTTTGAACCTACACCGATACAGAGCCGCTCTCGGTTGGATCAG GAGCGTCAAAACAGGAGTAAACAATAG
- the LOC133653897 gene encoding YTH domain-containing family protein 1-like isoform X2 — protein MSAASIDPQRSKGQASKVQNGSLHQKETVHDNDFEPYLTSQSTQNNSYQSITDPYLSSYYAPSIGFPYPLSEAPWSTVFGQPGGLGSSIYPHRFNFFPENPAFSTWGTSGSQGQQTQSSAYGGSYSYPPSSLGGTLVPDGQTGFHSDTLNKAPGMNSLEQGMVGLKIGGDVTGPGSGVKAVGSVIGGPAVAATGNGATPIGMPLPKPASWAAIASKPAKPQQLKAKVKPGLINPGGAFPPPPIKHNMNIGTWEKGPVTKVPTAPVQQQPLGLPHTMQHQAPMQQGPMQPPPPQSLVHPQMQPMTLQHQPPHHQHHQSPPQPYQNHTQPPQPQTRWVAPRNRNQGYGQGILNHDGSGMMGMVGSGNCGPQACASQGPGGESHPVLEKLRASHSYNPKDFEWNPKNGRVFIIKSYSEDDIHRSIKYSIWCSTEHGNKRLDSAFRAMNGKGPVYLLFSVNGSGHFCGVAEMRSPVDYGTSAGVWAQDKWKGKFDVDWLFVKDVPNSQLRHIRLENNDNKPVTNSRDTQEVPLEKAKQVLKIIATYKHTTSIFDDFCHYEKRQEEEEEVRKTFEPTPIQSRSRLDQERQNRSKQ, from the exons ATGTCTGCCGCAAGCATTGACCCTCAG CGATCAAAGGGACAAGCATCCAAAG TGCAAAATGGTTCGCTTCATCAGAAAGAGActgtccatgacaatgactttgaGCCATACCTCACTAGTCAATCAACTCAG AACAACAGCTACCAGTCTATCACCGATCCTTACCTTTCCAGTTACTACGCTCCCTCCATCGGCTTTCCGTACCCCCTCAGTGAGGCTCCTTGGTCCACAG TGTTTGGCCAGCCGGGTGGCCTTGGAAGCAGCATTTACCCTCACAGGTTTAATTTTTTCCCCGAAAACCCCGCCTTCTCTACTTGGGGCACAAGTGGCTCCCAGGGCCAGCAGACTCAAAGTTCAGCCTATGGTGGCAGCTATAGCTATCCCCCTAGCTCTCTCGGGGGCACCCTGGTGCCCGATGGTCAGACTGGCTTTCACAGTGACACACTCAACAAAGCCCCTGGTATGAACAGCCTGGAGCAGGGCATGGTTGGTTTGAAGATTGGAGGGGATGTCACTGGACCGGGGTCAGGAGTCAAGGCTGTAGGGTCAGTGATTGGTGGGCCAGCTGTGGCAGCCACAGGGAATGGGGCCACACCCATTGGAATGCCCCTGCCCAAACCCGCCTCTTGGGCTGCTATTGCCAGCaagcctgccaagccacagcaaCTAAAAGCTAAGGTAAAGCCAGGGTTGATCAATCCTGGGGGAGCTTTTCCTCCACCCCCAATCAAACACAACATGAACATTGGCACCTGGGAAAAGGGTCCTGTAACTAAAGTTCCCACGGCCCCAGTGCAGCAGCAGCCTCTTGGTCTGCCTCACACCATGCAACATCAAGCCCCCATGCAGCAAGGACCCATGCAGCCTCCCCCTCCTCAGTCTTTGGTACATCCTCAGATGCAACCCATGACCTTACAGCACCAGCCCCCCCATCACCAGCATCATCAGTCACCTCCTCAGCCCTACCAAAACCACACCCAGCCACCACAACCCCAGACCCGATGGGTGGCCCCACGAAACCGCAACCAAGGCTATGGGCAGGGAATCCTTAACCATGACGGTAGTGGGATGATGGGTATGGTCGGTAGCGGAAACTGTGGCCCCCAAGCCTGTGCCAGCCAGGGACCTGGTGGCGAGTCACATCCAGTGCTGGAGAAGCTTCGAGCCTCCCACAGCTATAACCCCAAGGACTTTGAATGGAACCCGAAGAATGGACGCGTTTTCATCATCAAGAGTTATTCTGAGGACGACATCCATCGCTCCATCAAGTACTCCATCTGGTGCAGCACAGAGCACGGCAACAAGCGACTGGACTCAGCCTTCCGGGCAATGAATGGCAAAGGCCCCGTGTACTTGCTGTTCAGTGTCAATGGCAGCGGTCATTTTTGTGGCGTGGCGGAAATGCGTTCACCAGTGGACTACGGCACCAGTGCTGGTGTTTGGGCACAGGACAAGTGGAAGGGCAAGTTTGACGTTGACTGGTTGTTCGTTAAGGATGTGCCTAATAGCCAGCTGCGCCATATTCGCCTGGAGAACAACGACAACAAGCCAGTGACTAACTCCCGTGACACCCAGGAAGTTCCGTTGGAGAAGGCCAAGCAGGTGCTCAAGATCATCGCCACCTACAAACACACCACATCCATCTTTGATGACTTTTGTCACTATGAGAAGAggcaggaagaagaagaggaggtgcGCAAG ACTTTTGAACCTACACCGATACAGAGCCGCTCTCGGTTGGATCAG GAGCGTCAAAACAGGAGTAAACAATAG
- the birc7 gene encoding baculoviral IAP repeat-containing protein 7: protein MPGTAGIPSCSGMTDDRSTMLYILEEPQMRGEGERLQTFQTWPTDAPVTSGDLAKAGFFFLGQGDKVQCFCCGGVLRCWVHGDSPTAEHKRHFPTCSFILGRAVGNIPLRAGSSDSVDGQLLSQLQRMTMDDQGTAGQAVYPEMEAEDSRLTTFHNWPTEASVQPDLLARAGFFYTGHGDNVKCFYCDGGLRNWELGDDPWQEHAKWFPRCEFLIQSRGQEYIRNIQDAHFHLGETVPVGGSQMSTGREIGSRNDVVGSLSASSAMLSPVVQTVLQMGFEASLVESLVQTKYLLTGQHYSHVSDLVSDVLQAEEEDRQRRPQSREHDDGQGPGAGIVRTLTPLRDKAPTGREPSPEELLRQLQEERTCKVCMDKLVSIVFIPCGHLVVCGDCAASLRHCPICRAVIRGSVRAFMS from the exons ATGCCCGGCACTGCAGGAATACCTTCATGCTCCGGAATGACAGATGACAGAAGCACTATGTTGTACATCCTGGAAGAACCTCAGATGCGCGGAGAAGGCGAGAGGCTTCAAACGTTCCAGACCTGGCCAACAGATGCTCCTGTCACATCTGGAGACCTCGCCAAGGCGGGATTCTTCTTTTTAGGCCAAGGAGACAAAGTCCAGTGTTTCTGCTGCGGTGGGGTTTTAAGATGTTGGGTACACGGAGACAGTCCCACGGCCGAGCACAAGAGACATTTCCCCACCTGCAGCTTCATACTGGGACGAGCTGTGGGGAACATTCCGCTGCGAGCTGGCTCCTCTGACTCTGTGGACGGGCAACTTTTGAGCCAACTCCAGAGGATGACTATGGACGACCAGGGGACGGCAGGACAGGCGGTCTACCCCGAGATGGAAGCAGAGGATTCCCGGCTCACAACCTTCCACAACTGGCCCACAGAGGCTTCAGTCCAGCCGGATCTTCTTGCCAGGGCTGGATTTTTCTACACAG GTCACGGCGACAACGTCAAGTGCTTCTACTGCGATGGAGGACTGAGGAACTGGGAGCTGGGAGACGACCCTTGGCAGGAGCACGCCAAGTGGTTCCCACG TTGTGAGTTTTTAATTCAGTCAAGAGGGCAGGAATATATCAGAAACATCCAGGATGCTCATTTCCATCTGGGTGAGACTGTGCCTGTG GGTGGCTCACAAATGTCCACAGGCAGAGAAATTGGCTCCAGAAATG ATGTGGTTGGCAGTTTGTCAGCGTCGTCAGCTATGCTCTCCCCCGTGGTGCAGACGGTGCTCCAGATGGGTTTTGAAGCCAGCCTGGTAGAGAGTCTAGTCCAGACCAAGTACCTTTTGACAGGCCAACACTACTCTCACGTCTCTGACCTGGTCAGCGATGTGCTGCAGGCGGAGGAGGAGGACAGGCAGAGAAGACCACAAAGTAGAG AGCACGATGACGGACAAGGCCCTGGTGCTGGAATTGTGAGGACCCTAACCCCCCTGAGAGACAAAG CTCCGACTGGGAGGGAGCCCAGCCCAGAGGAGCTCCTGAGGCAGCTGCAGGAGGAGAGGACGTGCAAAGTGTGCATGGACAAGCTGGTGTCCATCGTCTTCATCCCCTGTGGTCACCTGGTGGTGTGTGGCGACTGTGCTGCCAGCCTGCGCCACTGTCCCATCTGCAGGGCTGTCATCAGAGGCAGCGTCCGTGCCTTCATGTCCTGA